The Candidatus Methylacidiphilales bacterium DNA window GATGGCGTGGCTGCTGGGGGGTTGTCCTTCGGCGGCGGCTAGGCCTGCTGAGGAGACTTTGATTTCTGGGTGGTCGCGGAGGAGTTCGCGCATTAGGCCTTCGGCCATTGGGCTACGGCAGATGTTTCCGGTGCAGACGAAGAGGATTTTTTTCATTGGGTGATAGTGGTATCTAAGAGCGGGATGGGGATGTTGGCAATGGTGGAGTCGGGGGTGTGTGGGGTTGGGAGGGGGGTGGGGGTTGGGTGGGTGTGGGGGTGAGGAGTGAGAGGGCTCGGAGGCTGTCCCATGCGATAAGAAGGGCTTGATCGGTGTGGATTGGGGTGGTGGGGGTGTTGGGGGGGATGGGTTTTTGTGGGTGGGTAGGGGGTGTGTAGAGGAATAGGCGGCGGACTTGGCCTGTTTCGATGAGGTGTAGGCTTTGGGTGAGTTGTGAGAATGTTGTGTCGATGTTGTGGTGGGGTAGGATGGGTTTGTTGTAGGGGAGGGTGTTTTGGCGCCAGATGAGGGGACGGTGTGCGATGCTGATGAAGTCGCCTGAGGGTAACGCATACTCTTTGTAGGCTGCGACTCGTCCTGGGGTGGGTTGGCCGATGATCTGGGTGTGTGTGGGGGGAAGGATGTGGATGATTGCTTCGTATAGGCCGCTGGTGTGTTCGCTGGTGAGGATGCGGGTGGGGATGGGGTTGGGTTGTGGGGTGGCGTGGACGAGGATTTTGTTTTTATCCCATTGTAGTGTGGCGGGGCCTTGGCCATCGAGTATGGCGAGGACTTTTGCATAGGTCTCTGTAGGGGTGCCTCCTTGGAGTCCGCGTAGGTCGATGATGAGGCCTTGGACTTTTCCTGAGCGCCAATATTGGAGGCGGCGTAGGGCGGAGGTTGAGAAGGTGGAGTCGAATGCGCGTGGTCGGAAATAGGCGATTTGTTGGGGGAGCATGGCTAGAATGGGGGGTAGGGAGGCGGGGCGGGATGCGAAGCGACGGATGAAGGCTCCTCCGCGGAGTGAGCGGATGAAGGTTTGCATGCGGAGGGCTGTGAGGGGTGGGCGGAGGGTTTGTGGATCGATGTAGTGGTCGGCGAGGATTTTTTTGGCGAATTCGAGGTCGTTGATTTCGCGTTGGGAGATTGTTGTGGGGTCGGCGTGTGTTGGGTTGGTGATGAGGAGTATGCAGAGTAGGAGGGTGGGGATGGTAGGGGGAGGCGTGAGGTTGTGCGTCATAGGTTTTGGGCGATGTCCTTGCGGTAGTGGCTTTTGGGGATCTGGATGGAACGAGCTAAGGCGTATGCGGTTTCACGCGCTTCGCGTAGGGATTGTGCCCATGCCGTGGCGGTGAGGATGCGGCCTGCAGCTACGCGCAGTGTGCCATCGGGGTGGCGGCGTGTCCCTGCATGGAAGATTGCGGTGGATGGGGGGAGGACGGTGGGGAGGGTGATGGGTGTGTGGAGGGTAGGTTGGTGGGGATAGCCTTCTGCTGCGATGACGATGGCGGTGGAGGCGCGGGCGGGGTGGAGGCGGAGGGGGATTTGGTTTAGTGCGGCGTTTGCCGTGGCGTGGAAAAGTTCGTCGAGGGGTGTGGCGATGAGGGGGAGGATGGCTTGGGTTTCGGGGTCACCGAGGCGGACGTTGAATTCGAGGACTTGGGGGCCTTGGTCGGTGATCATGAGGCCTGCGTAGAGGATGCCGCGGTAGGAGATGGAGCGGTGTTGGAGTGTTTGGAGTAGGGGTGTGAAGATGGTGTGGTGAATTGTTTCGAGGATGGATGGGGTGAGCCAGGGAGCAGGTGCATAAGCACCCATGCCGCCGGTGTTGGGGCCGAGGTGATGGTCGTAGAGGCGTTTGTAGTCTTGTGCTGGTGGGAGATAGCGTAGAGTTGTGCCGTCTGTGAGGGCTATGATGGAGATTTCTCGGCCTTCGATGCGTTTTTCGATGAGCACTTTGTCTGCGGCTGAGCCGAGGATGCGTTGGTTGAAGAGGGCATCGAGGATGGAGTCGGATTCTTGATTATCTTTGGGAAGGAAAACGCCTTTGCCTGCGGCGAGGCCATCGGCTTTGATGACGTAGGGGGCGTTGAGTTGGCGTATGGCTGAGCGGGCTGAGTGGAGGTCGGTGCAAGGGATGGCTGGGGGTGTGGGGATGTGTGCTTGGGTGAGGAGTTCTTTGCAGTATGTTTTGCTTGTTTCGAGGCGAGCGGCGGATTGATCGGGGCCAACGGTGGGGATGTTTAGGGCGCGGAGGCGGTCGGCTAGGCCCAGGCTGAGGGGGAGTTCGGGGCCGATGACAGCGAGGTCGGGGCGGTGTTGTGCTGCCCAGGTAGTGATTGAGTCGATTTGGTCTGGGTTGTAGGGGAGTGAGGTGGCGATGGATTCGGTGCCGGGGTTTCCTGGGGCGATGTAGAGGGAATGGTGTGGGTGGGAGAGAAAGTGGGCGATGGCGTGCTCGCGTGCGCCCTGTCCGATGATGAGGATTTTCATGGTTTGAGTGGTTCAGTGTGGGGAGGGGGGATGAGGGTTACGATAGTAGTGGTGTCGGGGAGGAGGTCTGGTCCGATGAGGAAGCCGTGTTCTTCTATGGGGACGATGTTTTTTTCGTATTTTAGAAAGGGTGCTGCGGGTCGTAGTTGGCTTTTTTGGTCGTGGGGGCGGAGTGCGTATTCGATGGGGATGACGATGGCAGGGTCGAGGTCGTAGATGATTTTATCTATGTCTTCTAGGCTAAGTTTGCGGTTGCCGATGGGAACGAAGAGGATGTCTGCACGACCTATGGTGGAGATTTCTTTTGGGGTGAGTGAATGACCGAGGGAGCCTAGGTGGACAATTTTCATTCCGTCTAGGGTGAAGAAGAATATGGTGTTGTGATCGGTGTGTGGGTTAGATGATTTTTGTTGACGGGTTGCGATGCCGTTAAAGATTATGCCAGAGGCGCGGTGAGTGCCGACGGCAACTGGGCCTCGAAAGATGAGGGGGTTGCCTGAGAGGAGTTCGGCGCCATCGTGGACTTTGTTTGAGTCGGAGATGAGGACGACGTCAGCTGCTAGGCCGTGTGGGAATTGGTATCCTGGTGTGCCTGGAGGAAAGGGGTTGATCGCTATGCGGACTCCGGATGAGGAGGTGAGGTAGACGAAGGAACGGCCATACCATTCGATTTGGAGGCGTTTTTTGAGGATGGGTCGGTCTTTTTTGAATGCGGTGGAGGGATGCGGGGTTTGAGCGTGGATCGTGGGGAAATGTTGAAGAGGTAGGAAGAGTAGAACTAGGGTGAGGATGGTATGGGATTTTCGATGTGTGGTGTTGTGTTGAAGGGTGGTGAGAGGGGTTTGACAATTTATGTTTAAAAAATTAAAAAGCATCGATGTTTTTGTGTGGTTTTTTCCGTGTGCTGGGGATGGGTTGTTTTTGGGCATTGAGTGGGTTGGTATATTTTGTAGGGATGGGTGGAGATTGCGCAACTCATTCTCGTAGTGTGACGCGCAAAGGAGGGATGGAAGTGTGTGTGAAGAGTGTGGTTGAGAAGGAGGCTGTGTGCGATGAAGCAGAAAGTGCGAGGAATTCTGGTGGGGGTAAGGTGGCCTTATCTATGGAGAAAAAGAATTTGGGCAGGAGCATCAATAGAGGTGATTTTTATCATGGGATGAGGTCTGAGTCTGAAAAGGTTATTGTTGAGAGGCAGGTTTTGAAGGAGAGACTGAGGCAAGAGAGTCGTGTATTTGAAAGGGATGGGAAGATGTTGCTTGATCCAAAGGCGATGATTGATGTAGGGCTGAGGGATG harbors:
- a CDS encoding S41 family peptidase, which gives rise to MTHNLTPPPTIPTLLLCILLITNPTHADPTTISQREINDLEFAKKILADHYIDPQTLRPPLTALRMQTFIRSLRGGAFIRRFASRPASLPPILAMLPQQIAYFRPRAFDSTFSTSALRRLQYWRSGKVQGLIIDLRGLQGGTPTETYAKVLAILDGQGPATLQWDKNKILVHATPQPNPIPTRILTSEHTSGLYEAIIHILPPTHTQIIGQPTPGRVAAYKEYALPSGDFISIAHRPLIWRQNTLPYNKPILPHHNIDTTFSQLTQSLHLIETGQVRRLFLYTPPTHPQKPIPPNTPTTPIHTDQALLIAWDSLRALSLLTPTPTQPPPPSQPHTPPTPPLPTSPSRS
- the purD gene encoding phosphoribosylamine--glycine ligase, translating into MKILIIGQGAREHAIAHFLSHPHHSLYIAPGNPGTESIATSLPYNPDQIDSITTWAAQHRPDLAVIGPELPLSLGLADRLRALNIPTVGPDQSAARLETSKTYCKELLTQAHIPTPPAIPCTDLHSARSAIRQLNAPYVIKADGLAAGKGVFLPKDNQESDSILDALFNQRILGSAADKVLIEKRIEGREISIIALTDGTTLRYLPPAQDYKRLYDHHLGPNTGGMGAYAPAPWLTPSILETIHHTIFTPLLQTLQHRSISYRGILYAGLMITDQGPQVLEFNVRLGDPETQAILPLIATPLDELFHATANAALNQIPLRLHPARASTAIVIAAEGYPHQPTLHTPITLPTVLPPSTAIFHAGTRRHPDGTLRVAAGRILTATAWAQSLREARETAYALARSIQIPKSHYRKDIAQNL
- a CDS encoding MBL fold metallo-hydrolase → MPKNNPSPAHGKNHTKTSMLFNFLNINCQTPLTTLQHNTTHRKSHTILTLVLLFLPLQHFPTIHAQTPHPSTAFKKDRPILKKRLQIEWYGRSFVYLTSSSGVRIAINPFPPGTPGYQFPHGLAADVVLISDSNKVHDGAELLSGNPLIFRGPVAVGTHRASGIIFNGIATRQQKSSNPHTDHNTIFFFTLDGMKIVHLGSLGHSLTPKEISTIGRADILFVPIGNRKLSLEDIDKIIYDLDPAIVIPIEYALRPHDQKSQLRPAAPFLKYEKNIVPIEEHGFLIGPDLLPDTTTIVTLIPPPHTEPLKP